CTGGCGTCCCGAAGGAACACGGGGAAGGAAAAACGATCCATCAGAAGCGGTGAGATCAAAGCGTTCCGGGAAATCCCGAAGCATCACCTGGGCACCTGCAATGCCTTCTCCTGTCACAGCATCCACCACTTTCCCCGTCACGGTAACAAGAGGATGCACCGAGGGCAAGGGAGCAAGGTTACCAAGACACCCCGAGAGGAGGAAAAAGGAGAGCAAAAGAGGCAAAACCTTTGCCATGTCAACCACCCTGACGGGCAAGGTAGTAGACGTACCGGCCGGGAGTGAGCTCAAGGGTGTAAATGGTTATGGTATCACTGAGCGGCAGATACCCATTCTTCGTGATGGAGACCGTGTATGTTCCAGGAGGAAGCTGGAAATGAGCCCTGCCGTTGGTATCGGTGTACCGGACGGCACTGACACTCCCCGTCACCGAAACCTGGGCCAAAGGCACCGGCAGGACGTATCCTTCCGGGGAATTCGGCTCAAGCTCGTAGACGAAGATGTAGGTATCCTTCATCTGCCACCGGACTCCGCATCCGGCAAGGAAGAAAATGGTAAAAAGAAAGATGCCAAGGAGATACCTTCTCATAGCACGACCTCCACCAAAGGATGCAACCTCTCTGGATAAAATTTTTTGCCATCTCAAGCGATGTGGTATGATAGAGAAAAGGAGGGATGAGCGTGAAAAGAGTACTCCTTCTGAGCCTTGCGCTTTTTCTCCTTTTGGCCATCCAGGGAGAAGCCCTTGAAATTCGCTATCTCGGCCATTCTGCTTTCTTCCTGAGCTTCGAAAGTGGTTTCCGGTGCATCCTTGACCCCTTTGCTCCGCAGGTTGGCTACCGAATTCCCGAAGGTCTTGCAGTCGATGCCCTGGCAAGCTCTCACGAGCACTTCGACCACTTCTTCGACGGCTTTGCCGAGAGCACCCAGATTTTCGTGGGGACAAAGAATAAGGGAGCCGAATGGAACCTCTTTGACGCGACCATCAAGGGAGTGCACATCTTTGCCCTTCCCTCGTACCACGACGACACCCAGGGGAAGCTCCGGGGCAAAAACGCTATCCTCGTCCTTGAGGGAGAGGGTATGCTTCTTGCCCACCTTGGGGATATTGGAGCAATTCCGGAGAAGGAGGTGATGGAGAAGCTCAAAGGCGTTGACATTCTCTTCGTTCCAACAGGAGGCCATTATACCCTTCCCCCAGACCGCATCGTCGAGCTCATCGAGAACCTTACCCCACGGGTCGTCGTTCCCATGCACTACCGGACCGAAGCTACAAAAGACTGGCCCATTGCACCCTTAGAGGAGTTCCTAAGGGAGGTAAAAGAATGGAAGGTCAAGACCCTGGATTCTCCTTTGGTTCTCAAAAAAGAAGACCTTCCAGAAACTCTGGAAGTCTGGGTGATGCGCGTATGGACAGGGTGAGTGCTCTCTTCTTCGTCGTGGCTTTTTCCCTTCTTCCCATCTCTTTTGCCCTTGCCCAGGAAGGGAAAAGCCAGGGAATTCTCGAAATCTCCTTTGATTTCACAAGGCAGCGGACCATTGCCTCGAACCAGTACGCCGTGTGGATTGAAGATGCGCAGGGGAATCTCGTAAAAACCCTTTTCGTCACCGGGTTCACAGGACGTGGAGGTTACCTGAGACGGCCCGATTGCCTTCCCACCTGGGTCAAGAAAGCCAATCCCGCTTCCCGGGCGCCTCAAGAAATCGACGCCATCACAGGAGCAACCCCCAAGAGCGGAACCCAGCTCTACACCTGGGATGGAAGGGATGAGAAAGGCAATTTCGTTCCCCCTGGAACGTACCGTTTCGTCATCGAAGCCACCCTCTACTGGTCAAGTCGAGTGCTCATCACGGGAACCTTCACCTATGGCGGGGAAAGCGTGGACTCCATCCCCATCAAGGTGGAACATTTCGGGGGAAAGGAAAACGAAGGAATGATCACGAACGTCAGAGCAAGGTACCAGGCTCTGCGTCCGTAGAGTCCCTACAGGGAAAAACAAAGTCCCTCGTCGAGCATCACAAGGTACTGGCTCAGGGGGACATAGTTCGCAATGGAGTTTCCCGAACCCAGGGCAAAACCGCCTTGAGGGGCAAGGGAGGAGAGGATTCCGCGAACGTAGCGGCGGAGGTCGTCTTCAGGGAGACGAATGAGTTTATCAAGGTCCACACCCCCAAGGATACCCACCCGGTTCCCGTAACGTCTGGCAAATTCTGTAACCGGCAGAATTTCATCCTGGAAAGAATGGAAGGCATCGATGGGAACCTCTTCAAGGAACCGGTCAAAAACCTGGTAGATGTTCCCACAGGAGTGAAGGAAGTAGCACTTCCCTTTCTCCTGGGCGAGATTGCAAATTCTCTTGTGCCAGGGAAAAACGAATTCCGCAAGATCCCGGGGAGAGAGAAAGGTTGCGCTCCGATACCCCCAGTCATCCCCCTGGAAGATTCCTCCCACAATGTCGAGATCGATGAGTTCCCGGTAGAAGGAAAAGGTGATTTCTCCCACCCTCTCAAAGACGGCTTTCACAAGAGGTCGATTCTCGTAGAGGAGGAAAGAGAGGCCTTCAAACCCAAGGAGCGTCTCGCTCACAACTTCAAAGACCCCGCCACAGGCGTTGAGGAGAAGCTTCATGCCCTCCGGGAGGATGCGGGAGAGCTCTTCATAAGGGGAAAAATCGAGGAAGGACACCTGAGGCCAGGGGTAAGCGACAAAGTCATCCCAGGAGGTGATTGCTCCTTTTGACTCTTCCACCCACTCCCGTATCCCCCGGGAGAGCAAGGCCGTATCCTCACCTCTTCGGACCTTTCCGGGGAAGTGAAGGCCCATCCCCGGAACATCCACAAAAATGCAGTAGTCGTACCCTAAGCGCTTGAAGAAGCGGACGTATTGGCGGAGGAAAAGGGGCATGGTTTCCTTTTCCGGTGGTGCAAGGGTTTCTCCGAAAAAGCGCCGTGTCACTTCACCGACAACCTCAGGGTCCACAAGGAGTTCCGCAAAGTGAACCCGCCGGGGCTTCTTCTTTCGGGTCAGAACGGCAACAAACTCGGCAAAATTCGGCTCAAAGAGGTCCTTTTCTATCCACTCGATGATGCGCATTTACTCCCCCACAATCTGGACCCAGACCCGGCGCTGCCTTGGTCCATCGAACTCGCAGAGGAACACTCCCTGCCAGGTCCCCAAAAGAGGTTTTCCATCCTCAAAAATCACCGTAACCGAAGAACCAACCAGAGAGGCCTTCACGTGCGCCGGGGCGTTCCCTTCCCCATGCTCGTAAGGGAGGTTATCAGGGACCACGTGGCGGAGGCCCCGGAGAATATCAAGGACGACATCCGGGTCAGCACTCTCGTTGATGGTTACTCCTGCAGTGGTGTGGGGGACGTAAACCGTGCAGATTCCCCGAATTTTTCCCGATTCCTGTACTGCCTGCCGCACAAGAGAGGTGATGTTCACCATTTCCTCTTTCCGCCGCGTAGCAACAGTGAATTCCCGCATTGTCCCACCCCTCACTCAAAGAGCTTCTTGAACTCTTCTTCTGAAAGCGGTGCCACATCCTCGCCGTAGCGGAAGGTACGCTTCTCTTCAGAAGTTGCCCAGGGGGTCAGAGGGAAACGAACGGTAAGGGGAAGGCGGAAGAAGGGCTGGTCCACGATGACCTCACCCGGAAGGAGAGCTGCTGCCTTCTCCCGGAGAACCCCCTGGAGATGGGCGTACTCCTCTTTGCTGAGCTCGGCATACTTCTGCCTCCCCACAACCGTTGTAGCCGCCTGGGTGACAACCCGGTAATCGACCTGGGAGGCCGTTTGCTCTGCCCCAATGAGGACGATTCGGAATGAACGCCCCCGCTCGGCCACGTCCCGGAAAATCTGCCCCAGGAATCCTCCTCCCTCCCGAGGAGCGTACTTATTGAGCTCATCAAGGTACACGAAAACCGGTTCCTTCAAAAGGTCCTGTTCCTTCGCCCAGAGGATTTCCCGAAGGACCGCACCGACGACGAAAGCCTGCCCCCGAGGGGGAAGCTTTGCAATATCGACTACAGTCACCCCTCCAGGGCGACTCCAGGAGAGCATGTACTCAGGCCGCGGAGGGTTTGTGAGAACCCTCTGAGGGGAGAAGGGAATGCTTCGCCAGAGCTTCCCAAGGCCGCTTCGTTCTGCCAAGCGGAGTCGCCTGGAAATGGCAAAAACCGTCCTTTCGTCCACCTTTTCCTCGTCAAGGGCTCTTGAGAGCGCCTGGAGCTCTTCCTCCTCGGTGTACCCATGGAGGAACCCCACAAGGTCGCGAAGGGAATTGGGGAGCACGAAGCGCCGGAGCATGAAGGAAGGGTCTTCCCCGGATACCGCAAGGTACACCCGCACCAAGGTCCGATTGTCAAGCCCCTCGCAGGAAAAGCGAACGTTCTCCTCAAGGTAGGGAGTGTCCTTGTCAAAGAGCTCTGATCTTGCCTCCTTGACAAGGCGCTCATACTGCTCCCGGAGGAAGTCTTCAATAACGGAGACCGCCAGGGAGAAGTTCGGGTTTCTCTCAAGCTCCTCGGGATCGAAAAAGAGAGGCAGAAGCCCAAGTTCCACGATATCGAGGATATCCCACCCGTAAATCTGAACCCGGTCCCGAGAGTGGAAAAGGTGCGGTCGGCCATCGGACCTTGGAGGAACCGCAACGGCCACATTTTCAAAGGGTCGGGCTTCCACTCCGAAACGCCGGAACATGTCCTGCCAGAGCTCAAATTGCCTTGAGTCTCCTGCCCCTTCCCACTCGCTATTCCAGTGGTCGAGGAAAAGGAGGCTCTCTCCCTTCACGTTGAAGACAATTGCCCGGCTGTTTCGGAGAAAGGTGGCCACATCTCCAGAGAGAAAGCATTCTGAGGCCCTGGGATAGTTGAGCATCATCCAGAGAAGAAAGGTCGCGTACGAGGTCTTTGCCGCCACCCCTGATTGGCCGCTCACGTTCACATGGGCTCCGTTATCCCCAAGAAGGTACCGTACGTCAAGATAGGCAACCTCGTTATTCGAGAGTACTCCGCAGGGAAGCGCCCTCCGGGCTTTCTTCACCTCGTCAAACCCTAAAGCCACATCGGTCTCTTCTGGAGAAGCAAGGAAAACCCGCTCCCCCACCGGGGGAGGAACAAGAGAAGGAACGGTGACGAAGTGGTTTCCCTCTCTTTTAAGCGTTCGGGTCACCACCACCTGTCCGAGGTAGATGGTGACTCCGCTGTAGCGTCCTTCGGCGTACGCTTCCTCCTGGTACCCCGTGGTTACCGTTCCATCCCAGGAAGCAACGACCTCGTTGACCACTCCGTAGAGGCGGAAACTCTCATTTCCCCAGGAAAAGTCCACCCGCACGAGGGCTTCAAGGCGAAGGCCAGAAGCAAACGAGGGGTGCATCCGCACCCAAAAGGTGTAGGGGGTAACCTCTCGAAGCCCCGTAACGGTCCCAATGGCCTCCATTTTTTCTTCCATGTTTTCACCTCTTTCCTCTCCAGAGTACCCGTCGGACGAGTTCCTGGACAAGACCCGAAGGAGCAAAGTGCTGATTCAGGCGCTCTTCAAGGGCAATCACCGGAAAGAGGTTCTCCGGGAGCCTCTTCCAAGGGTAGTCCCCGGTAAGATCGGGAAGGACTCTACAGAGACCATCGAAGAATCGACTCACCTCTTCCCGAAGCTGAGGAAAGGCTTCCGCTGGTACCACAACTTCAAGACGAACAAGGCCTTTCCAGGGAAAAGCAGAATCTTCCACAAGGCGCAGGTACGAGAAAATCCGCAGAATATCGGTCCGGTCTTTCCCCAAAAACCCCGCCACAAAAGGCGTTCGCTTGCCCTTCCCAAGGTGCAAGAGGTTCTCAAGCCATTCCCGAGGAAGGCGGAGCTCCTCCACCCTCTTCACCAGTCCACAGGGACCAACAAGAGGCGTAAAGGAGGGAGGGTCGATGAAATGAATCGTGCCGTCCTTGATGACTGGAGCGCTCTGGGAGAGCAGACGCTTGACCACTGCCTGCTCCAGGCGTTGCATGACGTTGAGGATTGCCTGCCGGGCCACTTCAGTATCGGGAGTGAACCGGGCAAGCCGCTTTGTCTCCTCAAGGTGGAAAACCATTCCCATCCCAAGGTCGATTTCTGGATGCTCCACGTTCATTTCAAGAGCAAGNNNNNNNNNNCCCCAGCCCCAAGAACCCGCCTGAGATCCGGAGGAGTTGCAGGAGAAAAGCCAAAGGAAAGCCCCTTTTCCCGTTCCCATGCCACCCAGGAAGCAGCAACCTCAGCAAAAAGGAGCACCGCGGTGCGGAAGAACACACGAGCATGGATACGGACTTTCCCGTCCACAAAAAAGATTCGGGTAAAGTCAGGGGCAAGGGAGGTGCTTTCGGGGAATTCTCGCCAGTCCTCGCTCTCCCAGAATTCCCCCGGGGCAAGAGGAGCATCATCACCAATCTCATGAGAATGGAAAACCTCTTCCCCCGTGTACCAGTGGTCCACCTGAGCGAAGTTCTCCCGCAGGAATTCTCCTATATCACGGGGCTTTCGCTTCTCTTCCACTGCACCGTTCCCTCCCGCACCTCAAGCTGCACTGGGAAGTACCCGGCAAAATCCGGATCGTGGGTCACAATCCCCACCATTTTTCCTTCACGGCTCAAGCGGAATATGGCATCGGCCACAAGGTCCAGGTGCTCCCGGTCAAGGGTTGAAAACCCTTCATCAATGAAAAGACACTCCGTCCTTCGAGCGTATTTCTCCTCAAGCCTCAGGCTCGACAGCGCCAGGGCAAGAGCCAGAGCAATGAGGGTCTTTTCGCCTCCTGAGCATTCTTCGGGGAGACGTTCCCCTCCCCCGAACCTCCGGTCAAGGACGGCGATGTCCGCCATGCCTCGGCGCATCTGCATCCGCAGAGCGTACCGCCCTCCCGAGAGCCCAAGGAGAATCCTTGAGCTCTCCTCCTCAAGACGGGTAAAGAGAATCCGCAAGAGGTAGTTCTTGAACCCTCCAACCTCTAAAGCCTGCTGGAGCTTTGTGTGGACCTCGTAAACCCTCGACTTCTCCCCAACGGTAGCCCTCAGCTCCTGCCATTCCCTTCTCTTCCTCTCATTCTGCCTGAGCCCTTCCCGAATCTCCCCAAGACGCTTGTTCAGAAAACCCGCTTTGCTTCTGAGCTCCTCAAGTTCTCTCTGTAACCTCTGGAACTCCGTTTCTGCGGCATCTCCTGAAAGACCGAGTATCTTTTCAAGCTCTCCTTTTTCCCTTTCCCTCTCAAGCTTTTCTCTCTTCAGCCCTTCGAGCTCTCCCTCAAGGCGATGGAGTTCCATCCGGCTTGTCCCCGGTTTCTTCTCGAGGAGCTTACGGTACGTTTCTTCATCCCACTTCCTCTTTTCAAGTTCTGCAAGAAAGAGTTCCCGAAGGCGATACTCTTCACGGGCTAAGGCCTCTTTTTCCTCTTTTTTTTGCCTTAGAGTCTCCGTAAGGCGCTTGATTTCAAGACCAAGGGAATCTATTCGTTCCTTTTTTGTTCTTACCTCTGTCTCAAGACGCACAACTTCCTGTTCAGCCCTCCCGAGCTTATCCTTCAAGCCCTCAAGGTACTGAGGAAAGGTGTCCCCGGAAATTCCCAAAGATGCACAGTACTTTGCGAAACGCTCTCTTTTTGGAGCAAGCTCCTGCAGGATTTTTTCCTTTGCCGCACAGACCTCAGAAAGCCGCTTTGTTTCTTCTTCCTTTCTTTCCCTGAGGAAAAGGAGCCTCTCCTGCAAGGCGACAAGTTCTCGGCGCTGCATTTCTACCTCTTTCTGGAGACTCTCTCTGGCTTTTCCTTTTGACCGCACCCATTCCCGGAAACGGGAAAGAGAAAAGCTT
This is a stretch of genomic DNA from Candidatus Caldatribacterium sp.. It encodes these proteins:
- a CDS encoding carboxypeptidase regulatory-like domain-containing protein: MRRYLLGIFLFTIFFLAGCGVRWQMKDTYIFVYELEPNSPEGYVLPVPLAQVSVTGSVSAVRYTDTNGRAHFQLPPGTYTVSITKNGYLPLSDTITIYTLELTPGRYVYYLARQGG
- a CDS encoding DUF2271 domain-containing protein — its product is MDRVSALFFVVAFSLLPISFALAQEGKSQGILEISFDFTRQRTIASNQYAVWIEDAQGNLVKTLFVTGFTGRGGYLRRPDCLPTWVKKANPASRAPQEIDAITGATPKSGTQLYTWDGRDEKGNFVPPGTYRFVIEATLYWSSRVLITGTFTYGGESVDSIPIKVEHFGGKENEGMITNVRARYQALRP
- a CDS encoding YjbQ family protein, yielding MREFTVATRRKEEMVNITSLVRQAVQESGKIRGICTVYVPHTTAGVTINESADPDVVLDILRGLRHVVPDNLPYEHGEGNAPAHVKASLVGSSVTVIFEDGKPLLGTWQGVFLCEFDGPRQRRVWVQIVGE
- a CDS encoding uroporphyrinogen-III decarboxylase-like protein, giving the protein MRIIEWIEKDLFEPNFAEFVAVLTRKKKPRRVHFAELLVDPEVVGEVTRRFFGETLAPPEKETMPLFLRQYVRFFKRLGYDYCIFVDVPGMGLHFPGKVRRGEDTALLSRGIREWVEESKGAITSWDDFVAYPWPQVSFLDFSPYEELSRILPEGMKLLLNACGGVFEVVSETLLGFEGLSFLLYENRPLVKAVFERVGEITFSFYRELIDLDIVGGIFQGDDWGYRSATFLSPRDLAEFVFPWHKRICNLAQEKGKCYFLHSCGNIYQVFDRFLEEVPIDAFHSFQDEILPVTEFARRYGNRVGILGGVDLDKLIRLPEDDLRRYVRGILSSLAPQGGFALGSGNSIANYVPLSQYLVMLDEGLCFSL
- a CDS encoding ATP-binding protein, which translates into the protein MEEKMEAIGTVTGLREVTPYTFWVRMHPSFASGLRLEALVRVDFSWGNESFRLYGVVNEVVASWDGTVTTGYQEEAYAEGRYSGVTIYLGQVVVTRTLKREGNHFVTVPSLVPPPVGERVFLASPEETDVALGFDEVKKARRALPCGVLSNNEVAYLDVRYLLGDNGAHVNVSGQSGVAAKTSYATFLLWMMLNYPRASECFLSGDVATFLRNSRAIVFNVKGESLLFLDHWNSEWEGAGDSRQFELWQDMFRRFGVEARPFENVAVAVPPRSDGRPHLFHSRDRVQIYGWDILDIVELGLLPLFFDPEELERNPNFSLAVSVIEDFLREQYERLVKEARSELFDKDTPYLEENVRFSCEGLDNRTLVRVYLAVSGEDPSFMLRRFVLPNSLRDLVGFLHGYTEEEELQALSRALDEEKVDERTVFAISRRLRLAERSGLGKLWRSIPFSPQRVLTNPPRPEYMLSWSRPGGVTVVDIAKLPPRGQAFVVGAVLREILWAKEQDLLKEPVFVYLDELNKYAPREGGGFLGQIFRDVAERGRSFRIVLIGAEQTASQVDYRVVTQAATTVVGRQKYAELSKEEYAHLQGVLREKAAALLPGEVIVDQPFFRLPLTVRFPLTPWATSEEKRTFRYGEDVAPLSEEEFKKLFE
- a CDS encoding MBL fold metallo-hydrolase yields the protein MSVKRVLLLSLALFLLLAIQGEALEIRYLGHSAFFLSFESGFRCILDPFAPQVGYRIPEGLAVDALASSHEHFDHFFDGFAESTQIFVGTKNKGAEWNLFDATIKGVHIFALPSYHDDTQGKLRGKNAILVLEGEGMLLAHLGDIGAIPEKEVMEKLKGVDILFVPTGGHYTLPPDRIVELIENLTPRVVVPMHYRTEATKDWPIAPLEEFLREVKEWKVKTLDSPLVLKKEDLPETLEVWVMRVWTG